The following coding sequences lie in one Drosophila bipectinata strain 14024-0381.07 chromosome XR, DbipHiC1v2, whole genome shotgun sequence genomic window:
- the LOC122321884 gene encoding alanyl-tRNA editing protein Aarsd1-A — protein MVFKCQEDSFLKQFKTKIVSSEFATLDWTNGKGETKNLKGYNVTCEDTILFPEGGGQPCDYGTFDDCPVRNVIRKGSTAVHFVEAPKTFEIGAEVSQVLDFPRRLDHMQQHSGQHLITALFDREFKYDTTSWSLGSSVSYIQLSTQHLISRESLDLIETQANDLIREGRNVSVILVDPEVAQEFQDARAPRGLPKDHEGLARVVRIEGIESNMCCGTHVTNLSQLQCIKLLYAEKVKSNILVHFVVGERVLRKLGEVFQRELQLTQALKGGPNQHLELVQKLQQNGKVNRKIFQLLLKDFAAAEAERLEDLPKKERPKHFSIHRRDGIEVDFINTFLRLAPEGIFYFLTVSEAVSAGSNAKGHLVLRGDPELVEKLGPEFMELLEGKGNGKEGSFQGKINNLAKLQECQELLETQFRPKKIITEVLEPVVPVFEEVQEDEEVQEPATAS, from the exons ATGGTGTTCAAGTGCCAGGAGGACAGCTTCCTCAAGCAG ttcaaaacaaaaatagtaagCAGCGAATTTGCGACTTTGGATTGGACAAATGGCAAAGGAGAAACCAAGAATCTCAAAGGATACAATGTAACCTGTGAGGACACCATATTGTTCCCCGAGGGCGGGGGTCAGCCATGTGATTACGGTACCTTTGATGATTGTCCGGTGAGGAATGTGATCCGGAAGGGCTCCACGGCGGTGCACTTTGTGGAGGCGCCAAAGACATTCGAGATCGGAGCAGAGGTATCGCAGGTCCTGGACTTTCCACGCCGGCTGGATCACATGCAGCAACATTCCGGCCAGCACCTGATAACCGCTCTTTTCGACCGCGAGTTCAAATACGACACCACATCCTGGTCGTTGGGCTCCAGTGTTTCCTACATTCAACTGAGTACTCAGCACCTGATAAGTCGCGAATCGTTGGACCTGATTGAGACCCAGGCCAATGACCTCATCCGCGAGGGACGCAATGTGAGCGTGATCCTTGTGGATCCCGAGGTAGCTCAAGAGTTCCAGGACGCCCGGGCTCCCAGGGGCCTGCCCAAGGACCACGAGGGTCTGGCCCGCGTTGTGAGAATCGAGGGCATCGAGAGCAACATGTGCTGCGGCACTCACGTCACCAATCTCTCCCAGCTGCAGTGCATCAAGCTGTTGTACGCCGAGAAGGTTAAGTCGAACATCCTGGTGCACTTTGTGGTGGGTGAGAGGGTCCTGCGCAAGCTGGGCGAGGTTTTCCAGCGGGAACTGCAGCTCACCCAGGCTCTCAA AGGCGGACCTAACCAGCATCTGGAACTGGTGCAGAAACTCCAACAAAATGGCAAGGTGAATCGAAAGATTTTCCAACTACTGCTAAAGGACTTTGCCGCCGCTGAGGCTGAGCGCCTGGAGGACTTGCCCAAGAAGGAGCGTCCCAAACACTTTTCCATCCATCGTCGTGACGGCATCGAAGTGGACTTCATCAATACCTTCCTTCGCCTGGCTCCCGAGGGTATCTTCTACTTCCTCACCGTTTCCGAGGCCGTGTCGGCCGGCAGTAATGCCAAAGGACATTTGGTTTTACGCGGTGATCCTGAGCTGGTGGAGAAACTAGGTCCCGAGTTCATGGAACTGCTGGAGGGAAAGGGCAACGGCAAGGAGGGCAGCTTCCAGGGCAAGATTAACAATCTGGCCAAGCTGCAGGAGTGCCAGGAGCTGCTCGAGACGCAGTTTAGACCAAAGAAGATCATAACGGAAGTTCTAGAGCCGGTGGTTCCAGTTTTCGAAGAAGTCCAGGAAGATGAAGAAGTCCAAGAACCAGCTACAGCTTCTTAG